Proteins encoded in a region of the uncultured Paludibaculum sp. genome:
- the dps gene encoding DNA starvation/stationary phase protection protein Dps: protein MQTTQTIALPFPTHMDVPDAEREHLVELLNARLADTADLYSQIKQAHWSVKGPNFFQLHTMFDQLAGEIFPFIDSIAERATALGGVAAGTARMAAAHSTLPEYPVDAVEGQRHLAALIDRYALFTSTLRKAIDVADEHHDRSTADLFTEISRVADKQLWFLEAHVQY, encoded by the coding sequence ATGCAGACCACCCAGACTATTGCCCTGCCGTTCCCAACGCACATGGACGTGCCGGATGCCGAGCGCGAGCACCTGGTTGAGCTTCTCAATGCACGTCTCGCCGACACCGCGGATCTCTACTCGCAAATCAAGCAGGCGCACTGGAGCGTGAAGGGGCCCAATTTCTTCCAGCTCCATACGATGTTTGACCAGCTGGCTGGAGAGATCTTTCCCTTCATCGACTCCATCGCCGAGCGGGCCACAGCATTAGGCGGAGTAGCGGCCGGCACCGCGCGTATGGCCGCTGCCCACTCGACCCTGCCCGAATATCCGGTTGACGCGGTAGAGGGGCAGAGACACCTGGCCGCCCTGATCGATCGCTACGCTCTCTTCACCAGCACTCTTCGAAAAGCCATTGATGTCGCCGACGAACACCATGATCGCTCCACCGCCGATCTCTTCACCGAGATCTCCCGCGTGGCCGACAAACAACTGTGGTTCCTCGAAGCCCACGTCCAGTACTAG
- a CDS encoding glycoside hydrolase family 3 N-terminal domain-containing protein, producing MKRSTLAVLWGAASQSAFLLALGQTPQTTSKPDPRVEALLRRMTLEEKVGQLSQIGGVAFIPDAPKPEDAIRKGQAGSILWVSKPEDINRLQKIAMEETRLHIPLIFGLDVIHGFKTLFPMPLALAASWDGSLIERVHGIAAKEARASGITWTFAPMVDIARDPRWGRLIEGAGEDPFLGSMVARAQVRGFQGDDLSSPNHVLACAKHFAGYGAAVGGRDYDSSYISDSELWNTYLPPFRAALDAGVATFMSAYMDLNDVPATGNSFLLQDVLRKAWKFDGFVVSDANAVRDLVTHGFARDARDAAYRAYTAGVDMDMASGTYLQHLLELVKAGRISESQVDTSVRAILAAKFRLGLFEKPYADEARAKTVIGAAEYRPVAREAAQRTAVLLRNEGSLLPLARNTVKSVAVIGPLGDAKRDMLSMWSGFDVDASTTVTVLEGIRNKLGSGARVDYAEGTRIYKQYPAMFEELFKMKKVEPWSEHRRNRSSTRRWNWRSARMWWYWPWANWR from the coding sequence GTGAAACGAAGTACCCTTGCCGTCCTCTGGGGCGCCGCATCCCAATCGGCGTTCCTTCTCGCCCTAGGGCAAACCCCGCAAACCACCTCAAAGCCGGATCCTCGCGTCGAAGCCCTCCTCCGCCGCATGACCCTGGAAGAGAAGGTAGGCCAACTCTCCCAGATCGGCGGTGTCGCCTTCATCCCGGACGCCCCCAAGCCGGAGGACGCGATCCGGAAAGGCCAGGCGGGCTCCATCCTCTGGGTCTCGAAACCAGAGGACATCAACCGTCTCCAGAAGATCGCCATGGAGGAGACACGGCTGCACATCCCGTTGATCTTCGGTCTTGATGTCATTCACGGCTTCAAGACTCTGTTCCCAATGCCACTCGCCTTGGCGGCGTCGTGGGATGGATCGCTCATCGAACGCGTGCATGGAATTGCGGCGAAAGAGGCGCGAGCGTCTGGGATCACCTGGACCTTTGCCCCGATGGTGGACATCGCCCGCGATCCGCGGTGGGGCCGGCTGATAGAAGGGGCGGGCGAGGATCCGTTTCTCGGCTCAATGGTCGCGCGAGCTCAGGTGCGTGGGTTTCAGGGCGACGACCTGAGCAGCCCGAATCACGTGCTGGCATGCGCCAAGCACTTTGCCGGCTATGGCGCGGCGGTGGGCGGACGCGACTACGATTCGTCGTATATCTCCGATTCCGAGCTGTGGAATACCTACCTGCCGCCCTTCCGCGCGGCCCTCGACGCCGGTGTGGCAACCTTCATGAGCGCCTATATGGATCTCAACGATGTTCCGGCCACCGGCAATTCGTTCCTGTTGCAGGATGTGCTGCGCAAGGCGTGGAAGTTCGACGGCTTCGTGGTGAGCGATGCGAATGCGGTTCGTGATCTGGTTACGCATGGTTTCGCGCGCGACGCCCGTGATGCGGCCTATCGCGCCTACACCGCGGGCGTCGATATGGATATGGCCAGCGGCACCTACTTGCAGCACCTGTTGGAACTCGTGAAGGCGGGACGCATCTCCGAGTCTCAGGTCGATACCTCGGTGCGAGCCATTCTTGCGGCGAAGTTCCGGCTGGGTCTGTTCGAGAAACCATACGCGGACGAGGCTCGCGCCAAGACCGTGATTGGTGCGGCGGAGTACAGGCCAGTGGCGCGTGAAGCGGCCCAGCGGACGGCTGTGCTGTTGAGGAACGAAGGATCACTGCTGCCCTTGGCCAGGAATACCGTGAAATCCGTTGCGGTGATCGGCCCATTGGGCGATGCCAAGCGCGACATGCTCAGCATGTGGAGCGGGTTCGACGTCGATGCCAGCACCACGGTAACCGTGTTGGAAGGCATCCGGAACAAGCTCGGCAGCGGAGCGCGCGTCGACTACGCGGAAGGGACACGGATCTACAAACAGTACCCGGCCATGTTCGAGGAGCTGTTCAAGATGAAGAAGGTCGAGCCCTGGAGCGAGCACAGGCGAAACAGGAGTTCGACAAGGCGGTGGAACTGGCGAAGCGCTCGGATGTGGTGGTACTGGCCCTGGGCGAATTGGCGATGA
- a CDS encoding glycoside hydrolase family 3 C-terminal domain-containing protein — MERAQAKQEFDKAVELAKRSDVVVLALGELAMMSGELASQSSLDLPGRQQELMEAIAATGKPVVLVLVNGRPLNITWAASHIPAILEAWHPGNEGGNAIADLLFGDANPGGKLPITWPRSEGQIPTYYAHNLTHQPEGGRGFTSRYWDQTGAPLYAFGYGLNYSKFAVSNLKVANGSVKLGGKVDLAVDVENTGTRTGDDVVQVYIHQRAGRASRPVRELKGFEKVTLKAGEKKTLHFSLGRNELTYWSQASRDWVRDEADFDLWVGLDSTATLHSEFHIVQ, encoded by the coding sequence CTGGAGCGAGCACAGGCGAAACAGGAGTTCGACAAGGCGGTGGAACTGGCGAAGCGCTCGGATGTGGTGGTACTGGCCCTGGGCGAATTGGCGATGATGAGCGGCGAACTGGCCTCGCAGAGTTCTCTCGACCTGCCTGGCCGGCAGCAGGAACTGATGGAAGCCATCGCGGCGACCGGCAAGCCCGTGGTGCTGGTCCTGGTGAATGGCCGCCCACTGAACATCACCTGGGCGGCGAGCCACATTCCGGCGATTCTGGAGGCATGGCATCCGGGTAACGAAGGCGGGAACGCGATTGCGGATCTCCTCTTCGGCGACGCCAATCCAGGGGGCAAGCTGCCCATCACCTGGCCGCGCAGCGAGGGACAGATCCCCACCTACTATGCGCACAACCTGACGCATCAGCCGGAGGGCGGCCGCGGCTTCACCTCCCGCTATTGGGACCAGACGGGGGCTCCGCTCTACGCGTTCGGATACGGCCTGAACTATTCGAAGTTCGCGGTTTCCAATCTGAAGGTCGCCAACGGTTCCGTGAAGCTGGGCGGCAAGGTGGATCTGGCCGTGGACGTCGAGAACACCGGGACGAGGACCGGCGACGACGTGGTGCAGGTGTACATCCATCAGAGGGCGGGCCGTGCCTCGCGGCCGGTGCGCGAACTCAAGGGCTTCGAGAAGGTCACATTGAAGGCCGGTGAGAAGAAAACGCTTCATTTCTCCCTGGGCAGAAATGAGCTCACCTACTGGAGCCAGGCGAGCCGCGATTGGGTGCGGGACGAAGCGGATTTCGACCTCTGGGTAGGTTTGGATTCGACGGCGACCCTGCACTCGGAATTCCACATTGTGCAGTGA
- a CDS encoding carboxylesterase family protein — MVRPLFLFSTLSVMLSAAGLLAAADVVKVDTGRLQGMTREGVVAFKGIPFAAPPVGELRWRAPQPAKAWKGVRPAAEYGADCMQKPFPGDAAPLGVTPAEDCLYVNVWVPERAPSKKMPVMVWIYGGGFVNGGSSPAVYDGSQFAKQGIAFVSFNYRLGRFGFFAHPALSKETPSGPLGNYAFLDQIAALQWVKRNIAAFGGDPANVTLFGESAGGGSVLTMMTSPLTVGLFHKAVIESGGGRSMLLGVRYVDRPGPTGTPSGESVGLAFAKANNIEGSDAAALAALRGLPAERVVAGLNMASMNTPTYAGPMVDGKVVVESPGDAYAAGHGMKIPIMVGATSADIGFPRGRTMEELFAPFGADGAKAKAAYDPDGTGKVIEVGVAMAADQMMVEPARYTARSLVKAGQPAYEFRFSYVAESMRGQWKRGAPHATEIPYVFDTVIARYGKDLTAADQAAARAANTYWVNFAKSGNPNGGGLPDWPAYKPETDMLMDFTLTGPVAKPDPWKARLDLIERLAEPKK, encoded by the coding sequence ATGGTGAGACCTCTATTTCTCTTTTCGACCCTGAGCGTGATGTTGTCAGCGGCGGGCCTGCTGGCGGCTGCCGACGTGGTGAAGGTCGACACGGGCCGGCTTCAGGGAATGACGCGGGAGGGCGTTGTGGCCTTCAAAGGCATTCCGTTCGCCGCCCCGCCGGTGGGCGAACTGCGGTGGCGCGCTCCCCAGCCGGCGAAGGCGTGGAAAGGCGTCCGGCCGGCGGCTGAGTATGGTGCGGACTGCATGCAGAAGCCCTTCCCGGGCGACGCTGCTCCCCTCGGTGTGACCCCGGCCGAGGACTGCCTCTATGTGAACGTGTGGGTTCCCGAACGTGCTCCGTCGAAGAAGATGCCCGTGATGGTGTGGATCTATGGAGGTGGCTTTGTGAACGGCGGCAGTTCGCCCGCCGTCTACGATGGCTCTCAGTTCGCGAAGCAGGGCATCGCGTTTGTCAGCTTTAACTACCGGCTGGGGCGGTTCGGTTTCTTCGCGCACCCGGCCTTGAGCAAAGAGACGCCGTCGGGTCCTCTGGGAAATTACGCCTTTCTCGACCAGATTGCCGCATTGCAGTGGGTCAAGCGCAACATAGCGGCGTTCGGAGGAGATCCGGCCAATGTCACACTTTTCGGTGAGTCCGCCGGCGGCGGCTCGGTCCTCACGATGATGACTTCGCCTTTAACCGTGGGCCTGTTTCACAAGGCCGTCATTGAATCCGGCGGCGGCAGGAGCATGTTGTTAGGCGTTCGATACGTCGACCGGCCCGGTCCCACGGGTACACCCTCCGGGGAGTCGGTCGGGTTGGCGTTCGCGAAGGCCAACAACATTGAAGGCTCCGATGCGGCCGCTCTGGCGGCACTCCGCGGACTGCCAGCGGAACGAGTGGTGGCCGGTTTGAATATGGCCTCGATGAATACACCCACCTATGCGGGCCCGATGGTCGACGGGAAGGTCGTTGTGGAGTCGCCCGGTGACGCCTATGCGGCCGGCCACGGCATGAAGATCCCGATCATGGTCGGCGCCACGAGCGCTGATATAGGCTTCCCGCGTGGTCGGACGATGGAGGAACTCTTTGCTCCTTTCGGTGCGGATGGGGCCAAGGCCAAGGCGGCTTACGATCCCGACGGCACCGGCAAGGTCATCGAGGTGGGTGTGGCGATGGCGGCCGACCAGATGATGGTTGAGCCGGCGCGCTACACCGCGCGCTCACTGGTGAAGGCCGGCCAGCCGGCATATGAGTTCCGCTTCTCGTACGTTGCCGAATCGATGCGCGGCCAATGGAAGCGGGGTGCGCCGCACGCTACGGAGATCCCGTACGTTTTCGATACCGTGATTGCCCGCTATGGGAAGGATCTGACGGCGGCCGACCAGGCGGCGGCACGCGCGGCCAATACGTATTGGGTGAACTTCGCCAAATCGGGCAATCCGAATGGAGGGGGATTGCCGGACTGGCCGGCGTACAAGCCGGAGACCGACATGTTGATGGACTTCACTCTGACGGGACCCGTGGCGAAGCCAGACCCGTGGAAGGCGCGGCTCGATCTGATTGAGCGTCTGGCCGAGCCAAAGAAGTAG
- the xrtE gene encoding exosortase E/protease, VPEID-CTERM system, translating to MLLDTGNLPAQGGLATWIRYSGSGLVRAVAALFASALIFSQYGILGILAVMRRQPGPVRYHFLAAHMLLMAAFGLLSPHLFAGASSQVSPWVALSWLLSGLSAVIFLGLSLLPASFWLPLLRTVGWGWGWGLAVAAVSTAARPAALAMWKSSSAPTFEFVHFLLRPILPGLTANPLTAEIGTKNFSVFVEPACSGYEGIGLFLIFSTAWLYFFRREYRFPAALALIPAGALLMWVLNALRIAMLILIGHAGADRIAMGGFHSQAGWIAFTSTAILFCVLSRRIQFFQHPSPRSSPVAHGDATQSQAVAAYLMPFLAILAASLVSKAASADFEWLYPLRLLAALAALWHFRKAYGGVDWRFGPAAAVVGLLVAAVWVWTTPAASGARTGLPAGFVAMSGPLQAAWLACRLLSAVITVPIAEELAFRGYLLRRVANPDFESVSWHSFSWLPFVVSTVAFGAMHESRWLGGIAAGAAYALIQMTRGRLGDAVAAHAVTNAALAALVWYTGDWRYW from the coding sequence ATGCTGCTTGATACCGGCAATCTCCCGGCCCAGGGTGGATTGGCCACGTGGATCCGTTATTCAGGCAGCGGTCTGGTGCGCGCCGTGGCAGCGCTGTTCGCTTCCGCGCTGATCTTCAGCCAGTACGGAATATTGGGCATTCTGGCCGTCATGCGCAGGCAGCCCGGGCCCGTGAGGTATCACTTTCTCGCAGCTCACATGCTTCTGATGGCGGCCTTTGGACTGCTGTCTCCGCATCTGTTTGCCGGCGCCTCCAGCCAGGTTTCTCCGTGGGTCGCCCTCAGTTGGCTGTTGAGCGGGCTTTCCGCTGTGATCTTTCTGGGGCTTTCGCTACTCCCGGCATCCTTCTGGTTGCCGTTACTGCGCACTGTAGGTTGGGGGTGGGGTTGGGGGTTGGCCGTGGCGGCGGTGTCGACGGCGGCTCGTCCGGCGGCGCTGGCTATGTGGAAGAGTTCCAGCGCTCCAACCTTCGAGTTCGTCCACTTCCTGCTGCGGCCGATCCTGCCCGGCCTGACGGCCAATCCACTGACGGCCGAGATCGGTACAAAGAACTTCAGCGTATTCGTCGAACCGGCTTGTTCCGGCTACGAAGGAATTGGCCTATTTCTGATTTTCAGCACGGCCTGGCTTTACTTCTTCCGGCGGGAATACCGCTTTCCAGCCGCGCTGGCGTTGATTCCGGCCGGCGCACTGCTGATGTGGGTTCTGAACGCGCTTCGAATCGCGATGCTGATTCTGATCGGGCACGCCGGTGCCGACCGGATCGCGATGGGCGGCTTCCATTCCCAGGCGGGCTGGATCGCATTCACTTCCACCGCCATTCTCTTCTGCGTTCTTTCGCGCCGGATTCAGTTCTTCCAGCACCCATCACCGCGGAGTTCCCCCGTCGCGCACGGAGACGCCACACAAAGCCAGGCGGTCGCCGCCTACCTCATGCCGTTCCTGGCGATTCTGGCCGCATCGTTGGTCTCGAAAGCGGCGTCAGCGGACTTCGAATGGCTGTATCCACTACGCCTGCTGGCTGCTCTGGCCGCTCTGTGGCACTTCCGGAAGGCTTACGGCGGTGTCGACTGGCGCTTCGGCCCCGCGGCGGCCGTGGTGGGGCTGCTGGTGGCCGCAGTGTGGGTCTGGACAACGCCAGCGGCCTCGGGGGCGCGCACCGGTCTTCCGGCCGGTTTTGTCGCGATGTCTGGGCCTCTCCAAGCGGCCTGGCTCGCCTGCCGGCTGCTTTCCGCGGTGATCACGGTCCCGATTGCGGAGGAACTGGCCTTCCGTGGTTACCTCCTGCGAAGGGTGGCCAACCCGGATTTCGAGTCGGTCAGTTGGCACAGCTTCTCCTGGCTGCCGTTCGTCGTGTCAACCGTGGCATTCGGAGCCATGCACGAATCGCGCTGGCTGGGCGGCATCGCGGCCGGCGCGGCCTATGCTCTGATTCAGATGACTCGCGGGCGTCTGGGCGACGCCGTGGCCGCCCACGCCGTCACCAACGCCGCGCTCGCAGCCTTGGTCTGGTACACGGGCGACTGGCGCTACTGGTAG
- a CDS encoding nitroreductase family protein — protein sequence MPEFQRLEFSRLSPDEQARRLEEFYARLRQRRSVRHFSDEPVPLHLIETAVRCAATAPSGANQQPWTFVVVGDAAVKRRIRLAAEAEERESYARRMTEEWLEALRPLGTDWHKPFLETAPYLIVVFRQDYGVEGERKIKHYYVQESVGIAAGFLIAALHLAGLATLTHTPSPMGFLGEILERPKNERACLLIPVGYPAEDAVVPSIGKKQLSEVLIERL from the coding sequence GTGCCCGAATTTCAAAGGTTGGAGTTCTCGCGGCTGTCGCCGGATGAACAGGCCCGGCGTCTGGAAGAGTTCTACGCTCGACTGCGGCAACGCCGCTCCGTCCGCCACTTCAGCGACGAACCCGTGCCGCTCCACCTGATTGAAACCGCAGTCCGGTGTGCCGCTACCGCACCCTCCGGAGCCAACCAGCAGCCATGGACGTTCGTCGTCGTTGGAGATGCGGCCGTCAAACGGAGGATCCGTCTGGCGGCCGAAGCCGAGGAACGCGAGTCGTATGCGCGCAGGATGACGGAGGAGTGGCTGGAAGCGCTGCGGCCGCTGGGCACCGACTGGCACAAGCCGTTTCTTGAAACCGCACCGTACCTGATCGTCGTATTCCGTCAGGACTATGGCGTCGAGGGCGAGCGCAAGATCAAGCACTACTATGTTCAGGAGTCGGTGGGCATCGCAGCCGGATTCCTGATTGCAGCGCTGCACCTCGCCGGACTTGCAACGTTGACCCATACACCGAGCCCCATGGGCTTTTTGGGGGAGATCCTGGAACGTCCAAAGAACGAGCGCGCGTGCCTGCTGATTCCCGTGGGCTACCCGGCCGAAGACGCGGTCGTGCCGTCCATCGGAAAAAAGCAGCTTTCAGAAGTACTAATTGAGAGACTATAG
- a CDS encoding aminotransferase class I/II-fold pyridoxal phosphate-dependent enzyme encodes MGSLPDEFYRISKLPPYVFATVNEMKAKLRAAQYDVVDFGMGNPDGATPRPIVSKLAEAARNPKNHRYSVSRGIPNLRHEICKRYARNYGVELDPEDEAIVTIGSKDALAHLLFAVVGPGDHVITPAPCYPIHQWGVIMAEGEAVPLPVSNPADFLNGLEDHYRKATKPPQIILMNFPHNPTTACVDLDFFKEVIRMAHQHGTMVVHDFAYADLGFDGYRAPSILQVDGAKDVAVEIFTMSKSYNMAGWRVGFCVGNKKMIKALARIKSYLDYGNFQPIQIASIIGLRECEGEVEKIRHLYEKRRDLLVDGLNAAGWPVEKPRGSMFVWAPIPEAFRAAGSLEFSKLLLEKALVAVSPGIGFGPAGDGHVRFALIENHHRSRQAIRCVKQFLKDCKAV; translated from the coding sequence ATGGGTTCATTGCCAGACGAGTTCTACCGCATATCCAAGCTGCCACCCTACGTCTTTGCCACAGTCAACGAAATGAAGGCAAAACTGCGCGCGGCGCAGTATGACGTAGTTGATTTCGGGATGGGCAATCCCGACGGCGCAACCCCGCGCCCCATCGTGAGCAAGCTGGCAGAGGCAGCACGGAACCCCAAGAATCATCGCTACTCCGTGTCGAGGGGCATACCAAACCTGCGGCACGAGATCTGTAAGCGCTACGCCCGGAACTACGGTGTGGAGCTTGACCCGGAAGATGAAGCGATCGTGACCATCGGATCCAAAGACGCGTTGGCGCACCTGCTCTTCGCCGTCGTTGGGCCGGGCGATCACGTGATTACTCCGGCGCCCTGCTATCCCATCCATCAGTGGGGGGTCATCATGGCCGAAGGCGAGGCCGTGCCGTTGCCGGTGTCCAATCCAGCCGATTTTCTGAACGGACTGGAAGACCACTACCGCAAGGCCACCAAACCACCGCAGATCATCCTGATGAACTTCCCGCACAACCCGACCACGGCCTGTGTGGATCTGGATTTCTTCAAGGAAGTGATTCGCATGGCGCATCAGCACGGCACCATGGTGGTTCACGACTTCGCTTACGCCGACCTCGGCTTCGACGGCTACCGGGCCCCCAGCATTCTGCAGGTGGATGGCGCCAAGGACGTCGCCGTGGAGATCTTCACGATGTCGAAGAGCTACAACATGGCCGGCTGGCGCGTGGGCTTCTGCGTTGGCAACAAGAAGATGATCAAGGCTCTTGCCCGCATCAAGAGCTATCTGGACTACGGCAACTTCCAGCCCATCCAGATCGCCTCCATCATCGGCCTGCGGGAGTGCGAGGGCGAGGTGGAGAAGATCCGCCATCTCTACGAGAAACGGCGCGATCTGTTGGTGGACGGGCTGAACGCAGCCGGATGGCCGGTGGAGAAGCCCAGAGGCTCGATGTTCGTATGGGCCCCCATTCCGGAGGCCTTCCGGGCCGCCGGTTCCCTCGAATTCTCCAAGTTGCTCCTGGAGAAGGCACTGGTCGCCGTGTCGCCGGGCATCGGCTTCGGACCGGCCGGCGACGGCCATGTCCGCTTCGCCCTGATCGAGAATCACCACCGCTCGCGTCAGGCGATTCGCTGCGTCAAGCAGTTCCTGAAGGACTGTAAGGCAGTCTGA
- a CDS encoding GNAT family N-acetyltransferase, which yields MRLTELRAIPAFALNRLLQEEKARWLTLLHWDFTPSADLVTRYVAMQALDGFVLVDDGEPVGYVYWVMEDYKGLIGDLYVRDAWRSPANENMLMGAALGEMRRHSWIRRIEAQLMQLSIRGGQVAPAGVHPRVYPRHFMLAPTEGLDAIRPVQLAPEVRLENWNMRWLDASAQLISSVYQGHVDSAINDQYNSGQGARRFLQNIVQYPGCGHFSHAASWVALDREGRVVGLSLASKVATDIGHIAQLCLARDLQGGGAGYEMLRRSMQSLAYDGCGEVSLTVTASNDRAIRLYERFGFRAIYHFEALVWESLWS from the coding sequence TTGAGGCTCACTGAGCTCCGCGCCATACCTGCGTTCGCCCTCAACCGCCTCTTGCAGGAGGAGAAGGCACGTTGGCTCACGCTCCTACACTGGGATTTCACGCCGTCCGCCGACCTGGTGACACGCTATGTGGCCATGCAGGCGTTGGACGGCTTTGTCCTGGTGGATGACGGCGAGCCCGTCGGCTATGTGTATTGGGTGATGGAAGACTATAAGGGGTTGATCGGCGACCTCTATGTCCGCGATGCCTGGCGCTCGCCCGCCAACGAGAATATGTTGATGGGCGCGGCGCTGGGGGAGATGCGCCGGCACTCCTGGATTCGGCGCATTGAGGCTCAACTCATGCAGCTCTCCATCCGCGGAGGACAAGTGGCGCCGGCGGGAGTGCACCCGCGGGTCTACCCTCGCCACTTCATGCTGGCCCCGACGGAAGGGCTCGACGCCATTCGTCCTGTCCAGTTGGCGCCCGAAGTCCGCTTGGAAAACTGGAACATGCGCTGGCTGGATGCCTCGGCTCAGTTGATCAGTTCGGTCTACCAGGGCCATGTCGATAGTGCGATCAACGACCAGTACAACTCAGGCCAGGGTGCGCGGCGGTTCCTGCAGAACATCGTGCAGTATCCGGGCTGCGGCCACTTCAGCCATGCGGCATCGTGGGTGGCGCTCGATCGTGAGGGGCGTGTCGTCGGGCTATCGCTGGCGAGCAAGGTGGCGACCGATATCGGACACATCGCTCAATTGTGTCTTGCGCGCGACTTGCAGGGCGGCGGCGCGGGCTATGAGATGCTCCGGCGCAGCATGCAGTCCCTGGCCTATGATGGCTGCGGAGAGGTTTCCCTTACCGTCACAGCCTCAAACGATCGAGCCATCCGGCTCTATGAGCGATTTGGCTTCCGGGCGATCTACCACTTTGAGGCGCTGGTTTGGGAAAGCCTCTGGAGTTGA
- a CDS encoding type II secretion system F family protein, giving the protein MSEAMISVCFFLFVMATVGAALLLVRWRTEARLQQGGLQPPESLGQKGLAASLQESMFVIGDLAPGQKQPKDPTRNLLVAAGYRSPAAGTIFYGTKVAAALLFGVVLGWIGLLDHDSLTIGFVLFVCGLGFGFLVPDRVLRAKMTRRCVELERALPNSLDLMVLSIEAGQSLDSALIETSRELRGLYPELASEFAQVQMELRAGRSRSEVLYSLGQRTNSMELRKLSTVLIDSDRFGTSLGPALRNHARYLRTRRRQKAQETARKLGVKLVFPVFFLIMPSVFVITLGPAVLTFYEAIGPTLGM; this is encoded by the coding sequence ATGTCGGAAGCAATGATATCGGTCTGCTTTTTCCTATTCGTGATGGCAACGGTCGGCGCGGCGCTGCTGCTGGTGCGATGGCGGACCGAGGCCCGACTGCAGCAGGGTGGACTGCAGCCACCGGAATCGCTGGGCCAGAAAGGCCTTGCCGCGAGTCTACAGGAGTCGATGTTTGTCATCGGTGACCTGGCGCCGGGCCAGAAGCAGCCCAAGGACCCGACACGGAACCTGCTGGTGGCGGCGGGTTATCGCTCTCCGGCCGCGGGTACGATTTTCTACGGAACGAAGGTCGCGGCGGCGCTGCTCTTCGGAGTGGTCCTGGGCTGGATTGGGCTGCTGGACCACGACAGCCTGACGATTGGCTTCGTGCTGTTCGTGTGCGGCCTGGGATTCGGATTCCTGGTGCCAGACCGCGTCCTGCGCGCCAAGATGACGCGGCGGTGCGTCGAACTGGAACGGGCGCTGCCAAACTCGCTGGATCTGATGGTGTTGAGTATCGAGGCGGGCCAATCGCTGGATAGCGCGCTGATAGAAACCAGCCGGGAACTGCGGGGGCTATATCCCGAACTGGCCAGCGAGTTCGCACAGGTCCAAATGGAACTGCGGGCGGGCCGATCGCGCAGTGAGGTTCTTTACTCGTTGGGGCAGCGTACCAATTCAATGGAACTGCGCAAGCTGTCCACGGTCCTGATTGACAGCGACCGGTTCGGCACAAGCCTGGGACCGGCATTGCGAAACCACGCCCGCTATTTGAGAACGCGGCGCCGGCAGAAGGCACAGGAAACGGCCCGCAAGCTCGGCGTCAAGCTCGTGTTCCCGGTATTCTTCCTGATCATGCCTTCGGTGTTCGTCATCACGCTGGGACCAGCGGTCCTGACGTTCTACGAGGCCATTGGCCCCACGTTAGGGATGTAG